From a region of the Dickeya poaceiphila genome:
- the arsC gene encoding arsenate reductase (glutaredoxin) (This arsenate reductase requires both glutathione and glutaredoxin to convert arsenate to arsenite, after which the efflux transporter formed by ArsA and ArsB can extrude the arsenite from the cell, providing resistance.): MSKPVTIYHNPRCTKSRETLALLQQQGIEPDVVLYLDTPPDAATLGKLIKQLDFASARELMRRKEDLYRELNLADDSLTETQLIEAMVTHPKLIERPIVIANGKAKLGRPPEQVLDIL, from the coding sequence ATGAGTAAACCGGTGACCATTTATCATAATCCCCGTTGCACCAAGAGCCGTGAAACATTGGCGTTGCTGCAGCAACAAGGCATTGAACCGGACGTCGTGTTGTATCTCGACACACCGCCGGATGCCGCCACACTGGGTAAGCTGATTAAACAATTGGATTTTGCCAGTGCACGCGAATTGATGCGCCGAAAAGAAGATCTGTACCGTGAGCTGAATCTGGCCGACGACAGCCTGACGGAAACGCAATTGATTGAGGCGATGGTCACTCACCCGAAACTGATCGAACGCCCGATTGTGATAGCCAACGGTAAAGCTAAACTTGGCCGTCCGCCGGAGCAGGTGCTGGATATACTGTAA
- the hda gene encoding DnaA inactivator Hda, which produces MLLNTPAQLSLPLYLPDDETFASFYPGENTSLLAAIHTTLDQEHGSYIYFWSREGGGRSHLLHAACAELSRLGRAVGYVPLDKRAYFVPDVLEGMEQLALVCIDNIESIAGDDAWEMALFNLYNRIQEGGRTRLLITGDRPPRQINLQLADLASRLDWGQIYRLQPLSDEEKGEALKLRARLRGFELPEDVSRFLLKRLDREMRTLFMTLDQLDHASITAQRKLTIPFVKEILGL; this is translated from the coding sequence GTGCTTCTGAACACACCGGCACAGTTATCATTGCCACTCTATTTACCCGATGACGAAACCTTTGCCAGTTTCTATCCGGGAGAGAATACATCTCTGCTGGCTGCCATCCACACAACGCTGGATCAGGAACATGGCAGTTATATCTATTTCTGGTCGCGTGAGGGTGGGGGGCGTAGTCACCTGCTACATGCCGCCTGTGCGGAGTTATCCCGTCTTGGTCGTGCGGTCGGTTATGTGCCGCTGGATAAGCGCGCCTATTTCGTACCGGATGTACTGGAGGGGATGGAGCAACTGGCGTTGGTGTGCATCGATAATATTGAGTCGATTGCTGGCGATGACGCGTGGGAAATGGCGCTGTTTAATCTGTATAACCGCATTCAGGAAGGTGGGCGTACCCGGTTACTGATAACCGGTGATCGCCCACCGCGCCAAATCAACCTGCAACTGGCAGATCTTGCCTCGCGTCTCGACTGGGGGCAAATCTACCGGTTACAACCGCTGTCGGATGAAGAGAAAGGCGAAGCGCTGAAGTTACGTGCACGGTTGCGTGGTTTTGAACTGCCGGAAGACGTCAGCCGTTTTCTGCTGAAACGGCTGGATCGAGAGATGCGTACCCTGTTCATGACGCTGGATCAATTGGATCATGCCTCTATCACCGCCCAGCGTAAGCTGACGATCCCTTTCGTCAAAGAGATTCTCGGCTTGTAA
- the uraA gene encoding uracil permease: MTRRAIGVSERPPLLQTIPLSFQHLFAMFGATVLVPILFKINPATVLLFNGIGTLLYLFICKGKIPAYLGSSFAFLSPVFLLLPQGYEVALGGFILCGALFCLVALLVKKAGTGWLDVIFPPAAMGAIVAVIGLELAGVAANMAGLLPAAGAEMDGKTVAVSLVTLAVTVLGSVLFRGFLAIIPILIGVLVGYALSFAMGMVDLAPIAQAHWFALPTFYTPRFEWVAMLTVLPAALVVVAEHVGHLVVTANIVKKDLMREPGLHRSLFANGVSTMLSGFFGSTPNTTYGENIGVLAITKVYSTWVIGGAAVIAILLSCVGKLAAAIQAVPVPVMGGVSLLLYGVIGASGIRVLIESKVDYNKAQNLILTSVILIIGVSGAKIHLGAVELKGMALATVVGVFLSVLFRVISMVRKEEEVIDEEDSKSSDH, from the coding sequence ATGACTCGTCGCGCCATCGGCGTCAGTGAACGCCCCCCACTTTTGCAAACGATACCGCTGAGTTTCCAGCATCTGTTTGCGATGTTCGGTGCCACCGTACTGGTGCCGATTCTGTTTAAGATCAATCCGGCGACGGTATTGCTGTTTAACGGCATCGGCACGCTGCTCTATCTGTTTATCTGCAAAGGTAAAATACCGGCGTATCTGGGTTCCAGCTTTGCATTTCTCTCACCGGTATTTCTGCTGTTGCCGCAGGGATATGAAGTGGCGCTGGGTGGCTTTATCCTGTGCGGCGCACTGTTTTGTCTGGTGGCATTGTTGGTGAAAAAAGCCGGGACCGGCTGGCTGGACGTGATTTTCCCGCCGGCAGCGATGGGGGCGATTGTTGCAGTCATTGGTCTGGAATTGGCTGGCGTGGCTGCCAACATGGCAGGGTTACTGCCGGCAGCGGGTGCGGAAATGGACGGCAAGACCGTGGCGGTATCGCTGGTAACGCTGGCGGTAACCGTGCTGGGTTCTGTGCTGTTCCGCGGTTTCCTGGCTATTATCCCAATCCTGATCGGCGTATTGGTGGGGTATGCACTTTCTTTTGCTATGGGCATGGTGGATTTGGCTCCTATCGCTCAGGCGCACTGGTTCGCTTTACCCACCTTCTATACACCGCGCTTTGAGTGGGTGGCGATGTTGACGGTGTTGCCAGCCGCACTGGTGGTGGTAGCCGAGCACGTTGGTCATCTGGTGGTGACCGCCAATATCGTGAAAAAGGATTTGATGCGCGAGCCAGGCTTGCATCGTTCTTTGTTCGCTAACGGCGTATCTACCATGTTGTCCGGTTTCTTTGGTTCCACGCCAAATACCACCTATGGTGAGAATATCGGCGTACTGGCGATTACCAAAGTGTACAGTACCTGGGTGATTGGCGGGGCGGCGGTGATTGCGATTCTGCTCTCCTGCGTTGGCAAACTGGCCGCAGCAATTCAGGCAGTGCCGGTACCGGTGATGGGCGGCGTGTCGCTGCTGCTGTACGGTGTGATCGGCGCGTCTGGTATCCGGGTGTTGATTGAGTCCAAAGTGGATTACAACAAAGCGCAGAACCTGATCCTGACCTCAGTTATCCTGATCATCGGCGTCAGCGGCGCGAAGATCCACCTGGGTGCGGTGGAGCTGAAAGGCATGGCACTGGCCACCGTGGTAGGCGTGTTTCTGAGCGTGCTGTTCCGTGTTATCAGCATGGTTCGTAAAGAGGAAGAGGTGATCGACGAAGAGGACAGCAAGTCATCTGATCACTAA
- the upp gene encoding uracil phosphoribosyltransferase: MKIVEVKHPLVKHKLGLMREHDISTKRFRELASEVGSLLTYEATADLATEKVTIEGWCGPVEVDQIKGKKITVVPILRAGLGMMEGVLENVPSARISVVGMYRDEQTLEPVPYFQKLASNIDERMALVVDPMLATGGSMIATIDLLKKAGCRSIKVLVLVAAPEGIAALEKVHPDVELYTASIDKGLNEHGYIMPGLGDAGDKLFGTK; this comes from the coding sequence ATGAAAATCGTCGAGGTGAAACACCCGCTCGTCAAACATAAACTGGGTCTGATGCGCGAGCACGATATCAGTACCAAGCGTTTCCGTGAACTGGCGTCTGAAGTCGGTAGTTTGCTGACCTATGAAGCCACTGCCGATTTGGCGACGGAAAAAGTGACCATCGAAGGCTGGTGCGGTCCGGTTGAAGTTGACCAAATCAAAGGTAAGAAAATTACTGTTGTGCCGATCCTGCGTGCCGGCCTTGGCATGATGGAAGGGGTGCTGGAAAACGTTCCGAGCGCGCGTATCAGCGTGGTGGGGATGTACCGCGACGAACAGACGCTGGAGCCGGTACCCTATTTTCAGAAACTGGCTTCCAATATCGATGAGCGCATGGCGTTGGTAGTAGACCCGATGCTGGCGACAGGCGGTTCGATGATCGCAACCATCGACCTGCTGAAAAAAGCCGGTTGCCGCAGCATTAAAGTGTTGGTACTGGTAGCAGCGCCGGAAGGCATCGCCGCGCTGGAGAAAGTGCATCCGGATGTGGAACTGTACACCGCCTCGATTGACAAGGGCCTCAACGAACACGGTTACATCATGCCGGGTCTGGGCGATGCAGGCGACAAGCTGTTTGGTACTAAGTGA
- the purM gene encoding phosphoribosylformylglycinamidine cyclo-ligase, which translates to MTDKTSLSYKDAGVDIDAGNALVDRIKGVVKQTRRPEVMGGLGGFGALCALPQKYREPVLVSGTDGVGTKLRLAMDLQRHDTIGIDLVAMCVNDLVVQGAEPLFFLDYYATGKLDVDTATRVITGIAEGCKQSGCALVGGETAEMPGMYHGDDYDVAGFCVGVVEKAEIIDGSKVREGDALIALASSGPHSNGYSLIRKILEVSGANPEQVQLDGKPLADHLLAPTKIYVKSVLSLIENIDVHAISHLTGGGFWENIPRVLPEGMQATIEESSWQWPPVFQWLQQNGNVSRHEMYRTFNCGVGMIIALPAEQADKAIAHLNSNGETAWKIGVITRTDGGETVVIQ; encoded by the coding sequence GTGACCGATAAAACCTCTCTCAGCTATAAAGACGCAGGCGTGGATATTGATGCTGGCAATGCATTGGTAGACCGTATCAAAGGTGTAGTGAAACAGACCCGTCGCCCGGAAGTCATGGGAGGATTGGGCGGTTTCGGTGCCCTGTGCGCCTTACCGCAAAAATACCGCGAACCGGTACTGGTTTCCGGCACCGATGGGGTTGGCACCAAGCTGCGTCTGGCGATGGACCTGCAGCGTCACGATACGATTGGTATCGACCTGGTGGCGATGTGTGTTAACGATCTGGTGGTACAGGGCGCCGAGCCGCTGTTCTTCCTCGATTATTACGCTACCGGCAAGCTGGATGTGGATACTGCAACCCGCGTTATCACCGGTATCGCCGAAGGCTGCAAACAGTCCGGCTGTGCGCTGGTAGGTGGTGAAACCGCCGAAATGCCCGGCATGTACCACGGCGATGACTACGATGTAGCCGGTTTCTGCGTTGGCGTGGTTGAAAAAGCCGAGATTATCGACGGCAGTAAAGTACGCGAAGGCGACGCACTGATAGCCCTGGCCTCAAGCGGACCGCATTCCAACGGCTACTCATTGATCCGCAAGATCCTTGAAGTCAGCGGCGCCAACCCGGAACAGGTCCAACTGGATGGCAAACCGCTGGCAGACCATCTGCTGGCCCCGACTAAAATTTACGTGAAATCCGTGCTGTCACTGATTGAAAACATCGACGTACACGCCATTTCCCACCTGACCGGCGGCGGCTTCTGGGAAAACATTCCGCGCGTACTGCCGGAAGGTATGCAGGCGACGATCGAAGAATCCAGCTGGCAGTGGCCGCCGGTGTTCCAGTGGCTGCAGCAAAATGGCAACGTCAGCCGTCACGAAATGTATCGCACCTTTAACTGTGGCGTGGGCATGATCATCGCCCTGCCAGCCGAACAGGCGGACAAGGCTATCGCTCACCTCAACAGCAACGGCGAAACAGCCTGGAAAATCGGTGTCATTACCCGTACCGATGGCGGAGAAACCGTGGTCATCCAGTGA
- the purN gene encoding phosphoribosylglycinamide formyltransferase, with protein sequence MKNIVVLISGQGSNLQALIDACQHGRIAGRITAVFSNNPDAFGLERARDAGIAAHALLPGDYASRADFDEALAAEIETYQPDVVVLAGYMRILSAGFVARFLGRMLNIHPSLLPKYPGLHTHRKALENGDSEHGTSVHFVTEELDGGPIILQARVPIFPDDTEQDIQERVQTQEHSIYPLVVSWFLSGRLTLRDNQAWLDGEVVPTSGYAAD encoded by the coding sequence ATGAAAAACATCGTTGTCCTGATTTCAGGTCAGGGAAGCAATCTGCAGGCGTTAATTGACGCCTGCCAGCATGGTCGCATTGCCGGGCGAATTACCGCAGTATTCAGTAATAATCCGGATGCCTTCGGCCTGGAGCGAGCGCGTGACGCCGGAATCGCCGCCCACGCACTCTTGCCGGGTGACTATGCCAGCCGTGCCGATTTCGATGAAGCGCTGGCAGCAGAAATCGAAACATATCAGCCGGATGTGGTGGTATTAGCCGGGTATATGCGTATCCTCAGCGCCGGATTCGTCGCTCGTTTTCTCGGCAGGATGTTGAACATTCATCCATCACTGTTGCCGAAATATCCCGGTTTACATACTCACCGCAAAGCGCTGGAAAACGGCGACAGCGAACACGGCACTTCAGTGCATTTCGTGACCGAAGAGCTGGACGGTGGTCCGATTATTCTGCAAGCCAGGGTGCCGATATTCCCCGACGACACCGAGCAAGACATTCAGGAACGGGTGCAAACACAGGAACACAGCATTTATCCGCTGGTGGTAAGCTGGTTTCTGTCCGGGCGACTGACGCTGCGCGATAATCAGGCCTGGCTCGACGGCGAGGTCGTTCCCACCAGTGGCTACGCTGCCGATTAA
- the galS gene encoding HTH-type transcriptional regulator GalS — MITIRDVARQAGVSIATVSRVLNNNSAVTQQTRELVLLTVEQLGYRPNANAQALASQVSDTIGVVVMDVSDPFFGAMVKAVDTVAQRLQKHVLINNSYHQEEKERHAIEVLIRQRCNALIVHAKALSDEELAEFMDQVPGMVLINRLLPDYPHRCVCLDNVSGAMMATRMLLQQGHQRIGYLRSSHPIEDVMERLTGWRQALQEHGIEPPNEWIASGEPDLQGGETAMVELLGHNQQLTAVFTYNDGMAAGALMALKDNGIPVPERFSVVGFDDIPISRYTDPRLTTIRYPIVSMAKIATELALKGAAGLLAPTDRHCFMPTLVKRHSVATCENVDTVTKSFKSPM; from the coding sequence ATGATTACCATCCGTGATGTCGCACGTCAGGCGGGCGTTTCCATCGCTACCGTTTCCCGTGTGCTCAATAACAACAGCGCGGTCACCCAGCAAACGCGCGAGCTGGTGTTGCTGACGGTTGAGCAGTTAGGTTACCGACCTAACGCCAATGCGCAGGCGTTGGCTTCTCAGGTCAGCGACACTATCGGCGTGGTGGTGATGGATGTGTCAGACCCGTTCTTCGGCGCGATGGTCAAAGCCGTCGATACCGTAGCGCAGCGCCTGCAAAAACATGTGCTGATTAACAACTCCTATCACCAGGAAGAAAAAGAACGACACGCTATTGAAGTACTGATTCGCCAGCGCTGCAACGCGCTAATCGTACATGCCAAAGCCTTATCCGATGAGGAACTGGCGGAGTTCATGGATCAGGTACCCGGAATGGTATTGATCAACCGGTTGCTGCCTGACTACCCACACCGCTGCGTCTGCCTCGATAACGTCAGCGGCGCCATGATGGCGACCCGAATGCTGTTACAACAAGGGCATCAGCGCATTGGCTATCTGCGCTCCAGCCATCCGATAGAGGACGTCATGGAGCGCCTTACCGGCTGGCGGCAGGCGTTGCAGGAACACGGTATCGAGCCGCCGAATGAGTGGATAGCCAGCGGCGAGCCGGACTTGCAAGGCGGTGAAACGGCAATGGTGGAATTGCTGGGGCACAACCAGCAGCTCACGGCAGTATTCACCTACAACGATGGCATGGCGGCTGGCGCACTGATGGCACTAAAAGATAACGGTATTCCGGTACCGGAACGGTTCTCAGTGGTCGGCTTCGATGATATCCCCATTTCCCGTTACACCGACCCGCGACTGACAACCATCCGTTACCCTATTGTTTCCATGGCGAAAATCGCTACCGAACTGGCGCTAAAAGGCGCAGCCGGGCTGTTGGCCCCCACAGACAGACACTGCTTCATGCCGACGCTGGTAAAGCGACACTCGGTAGCCACATGTGAAAATGTGGATACGGTCACTAAATCTTTTAAATCACCGATGTAA
- the mglB gene encoding galactose/glucose ABC transporter substrate-binding protein MglB, with protein MNKKVFTLTALVASMMFGATAHAADTRIGVTIYKYDDNFMSMVRKDIEKEAKALGGVELLMNDSQNDQSKQNDQVDVLLAKGVKALAINLVDPAAAAIVVQKAKAADVPVVFFNKEPNAKVLASYDKAYYVGTDSKESGIIQGQLIAKHWKANPAWDLNKDGTIQYALLKGEPGHPDAEARTKYVVDTLTKEGMKVQQLQMDTAMWDTAMAKDKVDAWMSGPNANKIEVLIANNDAMAMGAVEALKAHNKSSIPVFGVDALPEALSLIKSGALAGTVLNDADNQAKATIDLAKNLALGKPAGEGTNFKIENKVVRVPYVPVDKENLSQFLK; from the coding sequence ATGAATAAGAAGGTTTTCACTCTCACTGCCCTGGTTGCCAGCATGATGTTCGGAGCCACTGCCCATGCTGCAGACACCCGTATCGGCGTCACCATCTACAAATACGACGATAACTTCATGTCGATGGTGCGCAAAGATATTGAAAAAGAAGCTAAAGCTCTGGGTGGCGTCGAACTACTGATGAACGACTCACAAAACGACCAATCCAAACAGAACGATCAGGTAGACGTGCTGCTGGCTAAAGGCGTGAAAGCACTGGCTATCAACCTGGTTGACCCGGCAGCTGCTGCCATAGTGGTGCAAAAAGCGAAAGCCGCCGATGTACCGGTCGTGTTCTTTAACAAAGAACCGAATGCCAAAGTACTGGCCAGCTACGACAAAGCCTACTACGTCGGTACTGACTCCAAAGAGTCCGGTATCATTCAGGGCCAGTTGATCGCCAAGCACTGGAAAGCGAATCCGGCCTGGGATCTTAACAAAGACGGCACCATCCAATACGCACTGCTGAAAGGTGAGCCGGGCCATCCGGATGCCGAGGCCCGTACTAAATATGTGGTTGACACCCTTACCAAAGAAGGCATGAAAGTCCAGCAGTTGCAGATGGATACCGCCATGTGGGACACCGCGATGGCTAAAGACAAGGTTGACGCCTGGATGTCCGGTCCCAACGCCAACAAAATTGAAGTGCTGATTGCCAACAACGACGCCATGGCCATGGGTGCAGTAGAAGCGCTGAAAGCCCACAACAAGAGCAGCATTCCAGTGTTCGGCGTTGACGCCCTGCCAGAAGCGCTGTCGCTGATCAAATCCGGCGCACTGGCTGGTACCGTGCTGAACGACGCAGACAACCAGGCCAAGGCGACGATTGATCTGGCGAAAAACCTGGCACTGGGTAAACCGGCAGGTGAAGGCACCAACTTCAAGATTGAAAACAAGGTAGTTCGCGTACCGTACGTACCGGTTGACAAAGAAAACCTGTCACAGTTCCTGAAGTAA
- the mglA gene encoding galactose/methyl galactoside ABC transporter ATP-binding protein MglA has protein sequence MTSDTLTTQREFLLEMTTISKSFPGVKALDNVNLKVRPHSIHALMGENGAGKSTLLKCLFGIYQKDSGSIQFQGQEIDFKSAKEALENGVSMVHQELNLVLQRSVMDNMWLGRYPKKGLFVDQEKMYRDTKAIFDELDIDIDPRDKVATLSVSQMQMIEIAKAFSYNAKIVIMDEPTSSLTEKEVNHLFTIIRKLKDRGCGIVYISHKMEEIFQLCDEITVLRDGQWVATQPLEGLNMDQIIAMMVGRSLNQRFPDKTNTPGEVMLEVRGLTSMRQPSIRDVSFDLREGEILGIAGLVGAKRTDIVETLFGIREKLGGTIKLHGKDIHNHTANEAINNGFALVTEERRSTGIYAYLDVGFNSLISNIHKYKNSLGLLDNKRMKSDVQWVIDSMRVKTPGHHTSIGSLSGGNQQKVIIGRWLLTQPEILMLDEPTRGIDVGAKFEIYQLISELAKKGKGIIIISSEMPELLGITDRILVMSNGLVAGIVETKNTTQNEILRLASLHL, from the coding sequence ATGACCAGCGACACTCTAACCACTCAGCGCGAATTCCTACTGGAGATGACCACTATCAGCAAGTCGTTTCCCGGTGTAAAGGCATTGGATAATGTCAACCTGAAGGTACGACCGCATTCTATCCATGCCCTGATGGGAGAAAACGGCGCAGGAAAATCGACTCTGCTGAAATGTCTGTTCGGCATTTATCAAAAAGACTCAGGTAGCATTCAATTTCAGGGACAGGAAATCGATTTCAAAAGCGCCAAAGAAGCGCTGGAGAATGGCGTATCCATGGTGCATCAGGAATTGAATCTGGTTTTGCAACGTTCAGTCATGGATAACATGTGGCTTGGCCGTTACCCGAAAAAAGGGTTGTTCGTCGATCAGGAAAAAATGTATCGCGATACCAAAGCGATTTTCGATGAACTGGATATCGATATCGACCCGCGCGACAAAGTGGCTACCTTGTCCGTGTCGCAAATGCAGATGATCGAAATTGCCAAGGCATTTTCCTACAACGCCAAAATCGTCATCATGGACGAACCCACCTCATCACTGACGGAAAAAGAGGTGAACCACCTGTTCACTATCATCCGTAAGTTGAAAGACCGGGGCTGCGGTATCGTTTACATCTCCCACAAGATGGAAGAGATCTTCCAGTTGTGTGATGAAATCACCGTATTGCGTGATGGTCAGTGGGTCGCCACCCAACCGCTGGAAGGGCTGAATATGGACCAGATCATCGCTATGATGGTTGGCCGCTCCCTCAATCAGCGTTTTCCGGACAAAACCAACACCCCAGGCGAGGTGATGCTGGAAGTGCGTGGCCTGACCTCAATGCGCCAGCCGTCAATACGCGATGTGTCGTTTGACCTGCGTGAGGGTGAGATTCTGGGAATTGCCGGTCTGGTCGGCGCCAAACGCACCGATATCGTCGAAACCCTGTTCGGTATCCGTGAAAAACTCGGCGGCACCATCAAGCTGCATGGCAAAGACATCCACAACCATACCGCCAACGAAGCTATCAACAACGGTTTCGCGCTGGTCACCGAAGAGCGGCGATCTACCGGTATCTATGCCTATCTGGACGTCGGCTTCAACTCGCTGATTTCCAACATCCACAAATACAAGAACAGCCTCGGCCTGCTGGACAACAAGCGCATGAAAAGCGATGTGCAGTGGGTTATCGACTCTATGCGGGTGAAAACCCCCGGCCACCACACGTCTATCGGCTCGCTGTCCGGCGGTAACCAGCAGAAAGTGATCATCGGACGCTGGCTGCTGACTCAACCGGAAATTCTGATGCTGGATGAACCAACCCGCGGCATCGACGTAGGCGCCAAATTCGAAATTTATCAGCTCATTTCAGAGCTGGCGAAAAAGGGCAAGGGAATCATCATCATTTCTTCTGAAATGCCGGAATTGCTGGGCATCACCGACCGCATTCTGGTAATGAGTAATGGCCTCGTCGCAGGCATTGTCGAAACCAAGAACACCACGCAGAACGAGATCCTCCGTTTAGCGTCGTTACACCTTTAA
- the mglC gene encoding galactose/methyl galactoside ABC transporter permease MglC — protein sequence MKATTKKSALTWLKDSGIYAVLLVLLVIIILQDPTFLSFTNLSNILTQSSVRVIIALGVAGLIVTQGTDLSAGRQVGLAAVVAATLLQAMDNSNKVFPHLETMPIPVVILIVCAIGAVIGLVNGIIIAYLKVTPFITTLGTMIIVYGINSLYYDIVGASPIAGFDDRFSTFTQGFIRLGDFKLSYITFYAAIASLFVWILWNKTRFGKNIFAIGGNPEAAKVSGVNVSLNLILVYMLSGVFYAFGGMLEAGRIGSATNNLGFMYELDAIAACVVGGVSFAGGVGTVAGVVTGVIIFTLINYGLTYIGVSPYWQYIIKGGIIIFAVALDSLKYARKK from the coding sequence ATGAAAGCTACAACTAAAAAAAGTGCGCTCACCTGGCTGAAAGACAGCGGCATCTACGCCGTGCTGTTAGTATTGCTGGTGATTATTATTCTCCAGGACCCCACCTTCCTCAGTTTTACCAACCTGAGTAACATTCTGACCCAGTCATCCGTGCGTGTGATCATCGCGCTCGGCGTAGCAGGGCTTATCGTCACTCAGGGTACAGACCTGTCGGCTGGTCGTCAGGTCGGCCTCGCCGCGGTCGTCGCCGCCACGCTGTTACAGGCGATGGACAACAGCAACAAGGTGTTCCCACATCTGGAAACCATGCCGATTCCGGTAGTAATTCTGATCGTCTGCGCCATCGGTGCGGTGATCGGCCTGGTTAACGGTATTATCATCGCTTACCTGAAAGTGACGCCGTTCATCACGACATTAGGTACGATGATCATCGTTTACGGTATCAACTCACTGTACTACGACATCGTGGGCGCTTCCCCGATCGCCGGCTTTGACGACCGTTTCTCTACCTTCACCCAAGGTTTCATTCGTCTCGGCGACTTCAAGCTGTCGTACATCACGTTCTATGCGGCAATTGCGTCGTTGTTCGTGTGGATTCTGTGGAACAAGACCCGTTTTGGCAAAAACATCTTCGCTATCGGTGGTAACCCGGAAGCCGCCAAAGTCTCCGGCGTGAACGTGTCGCTGAACCTGATCCTGGTGTACATGCTGTCAGGTGTGTTCTATGCTTTCGGCGGTATGCTGGAAGCAGGCCGTATCGGTAGTGCCACCAACAACCTGGGCTTCATGTACGAACTCGACGCCATCGCGGCGTGCGTGGTCGGCGGCGTGTCGTTTGCCGGTGGTGTGGGTACGGTCGCAGGCGTCGTGACCGGGGTTATCATCTTCACCCTCATCAACTACGGCCTGACTTATATCGGCGTTAGCCCTTACTGGCAGTACATCATCAAAGGCGGCATCATCATATTCGCCGTCGCGCTGGACTCGCTGAAGTACGCCCGCAAAAAATAA
- a CDS encoding ABC transporter substrate-binding protein has translation MKKRLALMALGLSACFIFSAAQAGSTLDRVKQTGVVRNVLFNDYPPFSYLDDKNQLVGFDVDVANAVAKKLGAKLELATPGWETIVGGKWQGRWDMCICSMTPNAERAKVLDFATPYYSTFAVLIVHKDEKNIHSAADLSNKKVGLGLGSSYENYLNKSLVIPGGKPIVYPFDHVQAVPTDEEMAFRNLALGPGKRLDAVISDRITAKPRLEKLPQLRILQELYAEPNWIAVDKGDPQWSQTVADAITALRADGTLKAISMKWFGEDITGVTP, from the coding sequence ATGAAAAAACGTCTCGCACTAATGGCGCTAGGTCTAAGCGCCTGTTTCATATTCAGCGCTGCACAAGCCGGCAGCACGCTGGACCGGGTAAAACAGACCGGCGTAGTCCGTAACGTGCTGTTCAATGACTATCCGCCATTTAGCTACCTCGACGATAAAAACCAATTGGTTGGATTCGATGTAGACGTTGCTAATGCCGTAGCGAAGAAACTGGGAGCAAAGCTGGAACTGGCGACGCCGGGCTGGGAAACCATCGTCGGCGGCAAATGGCAGGGCCGCTGGGACATGTGCATTTGCTCCATGACGCCAAACGCCGAACGCGCCAAAGTACTGGATTTCGCTACCCCTTACTACAGCACCTTTGCCGTGCTGATCGTTCATAAAGATGAAAAAAACATCCACTCCGCCGCCGACCTGAGCAACAAGAAAGTGGGGTTGGGCCTGGGTTCCAGCTACGAGAATTACCTGAACAAAAGCCTAGTGATCCCCGGCGGCAAGCCAATCGTCTATCCATTCGATCACGTGCAGGCAGTGCCCACCGACGAAGAAATGGCGTTCCGCAATCTGGCGCTGGGTCCAGGTAAAAGACTGGATGCAGTAATTTCTGATCGCATTACGGCCAAACCACGCCTCGAAAAACTGCCGCAACTGCGCATCCTGCAAGAGCTGTACGCCGAACCAAACTGGATTGCCGTTGATAAAGGCGACCCGCAATGGAGCCAAACTGTGGCCGACGCCATCACCGCACTGCGTGCCGACGGCACCCTGAAAGCCATCTCTATGAAATGGTTTGGTGAAGACATCACCGGGGTCACCCCGTAA